The region AAGCAATATCGCGTCGCCGCCGGAGACAAGATCGTCGTCGAGAAGTTGGCCGGTGAGGCTGGTGACAAGGTGACGCTGGATGACGTCCTGTTCGCCGGCGAAGGCGGCGACGTGAAGGACGTCAGCAAGCTGACCGTAGCCGCAGAGATCATCGCGCAAGCGAAGGGCGAAAAGGTCATCGTTTTCAAGAAGCGCCGTCGGCATAACTATCGCCGCCGCAATGGCCACCGCCAGAATCACACGATCCTCAAGATCGTGTCGATCGCCTGAGCCGCAGTCCAGTTTCG is a window of Sphingobium sp. MI1205 DNA encoding:
- the rplU gene encoding 50S ribosomal protein L21; this translates as MFAVVRTGGKQYRVAAGDKIVVEKLAGEAGDKVTLDDVLFAGEGGDVKDVSKLTVAAEIIAQAKGEKVIVFKKRRRHNYRRRNGHRQNHTILKIVSIA